In Bradyrhizobium sp. 200, the sequence CAAGGAAGAGCCGGTGCATTATTGCACCAATTCGCCGATCGAGCCCTATTGGTCGGTCACCAGGTACAACGACATCATGCATGTCGATACCAACCACGGCATCTTCTCCTCCGACTCGACACTCGGCGGCATCTCGATCCGTGACGTGCCGCCCGGCTATGACTATCCGAGCTTCATCGCGATGGATCAGCCGCGGCACTCGGCGCAGCGCAAGACGGTGTCGCCGATGTTCACGCCGACGCATCTGGATGAGCTGGCAAAACTGATCCGCGAGCGCGCGCAAAAGGTGCTGGACAATCTGCCGCGCAACGAGACCTTCAACTTCGTCGAGCGCGTCTCGATCGAACTCACCACCCAGATGCTGGCGACGTTGTTCGATTTCCCCTGGGAGGAGCGGCGCAAGCTGACGCGCTGGTCCGACGTCTCGACCGCGCTGCCCAAGAGCGGCGTGGTGGAATCGCCCGAGCAGCGACGCCAGGAGATGGATGAATGCTACGCCTATTTCTCCAAACTCTGGAACGAGCGCGTCAACGCGCCGCCACGCAACGATTTGCTGTCGATGATGGCGCATAGCGACGCGACGCGACACATGGATCCCGACAATCTGATGGGCAACATCATCCTGTTGATCGTCGGCGGCAACGACACCACCCGCAACACCATGAGTGGCTCGGTGCTGGCGCTGAACGAGCATCCCGACCAGTACCAGAAGCTGCGCAACAATCCCGCGCTGATCGATTCCATGGTGCCCGAGGTGATCCGCTGGCAGACGCCACTCGCCCATATGCGCCGCACCGCGCTGGTCGACACCGAGATCGGCGGCAAGAAGATCAAAAAGGGCGACCGCGTCGTGATGTGGTACGTCTCGGGCAACCGCGACGAGGAAGGCATCGAGCGTCCCGACGAGTTCGTCATCGACCGCGCCCGCCCGCGCACCCACCTGTCGTTCGGCTTCGGCATCCACCGCTGCGTCGGCATGCGGCTCGCCGAGCTGCAATTGAAGATCGTGTGGCAGGAAATGCTGAGGCGATTCGACCGCATCGAGGTGGTCGGCGAGCCGAAGCGGGTCTATTCCTCTTTCGTGCGCGGCATCGAGCAGCTTCCCGTCCGTATTCCGGCATGAGCGGCGGCGAACTCAATCCGCCCGAGCTTGCGGAAGCCATCAACGCCAAAGGCTTTATGCGCGCGGCGGGTTTCCGCATCGTCGCCATCAAGCCGGGCCACGCCGAAGTCGCCCTGGCGCGTCGTGACGACCTCCTGCAGTTCTTCGGCCATTTTCACGGCGGCATGATTTCATCGCTGGCCGATCACGCCGCCGGGATCGCCATCACTTCCGCCCTGCCCAAAGGCAAGATCGGCGTCACCGTCGAGATCAAGGTCAACTTCCTCGGCCCCGCCGACGGCATCGAACTCATCGCCCGCGCCAAAACCCTGAAGATGTCGGGCTCGATCGGCGTTGCCACCGTCGAGGTCTTTTCCAGAAGCGAGACGTCCGAGACGCTGTGCGCATTCGGCACCGCCACGAT encodes:
- a CDS encoding PaaI family thioesterase — encoded protein: MSGGELNPPELAEAINAKGFMRAAGFRIVAIKPGHAEVALARRDDLLQFFGHFHGGMISSLADHAAGIAITSALPKGKIGVTVEIKVNFLGPADGIELIARAKTLKMSGSIGVATVEVFSRSETSETLCAFGTATMRAMDLPGELLQLPA
- a CDS encoding cytochrome P450, giving the protein MNVQTAVRADRKELLRAAREEAYSTPLKDFHPGAPKLFQNDTLWPWFERLRKEEPVHYCTNSPIEPYWSVTRYNDIMHVDTNHGIFSSDSTLGGISIRDVPPGYDYPSFIAMDQPRHSAQRKTVSPMFTPTHLDELAKLIRERAQKVLDNLPRNETFNFVERVSIELTTQMLATLFDFPWEERRKLTRWSDVSTALPKSGVVESPEQRRQEMDECYAYFSKLWNERVNAPPRNDLLSMMAHSDATRHMDPDNLMGNIILLIVGGNDTTRNTMSGSVLALNEHPDQYQKLRNNPALIDSMVPEVIRWQTPLAHMRRTALVDTEIGGKKIKKGDRVVMWYVSGNRDEEGIERPDEFVIDRARPRTHLSFGFGIHRCVGMRLAELQLKIVWQEMLRRFDRIEVVGEPKRVYSSFVRGIEQLPVRIPA